A single genomic interval of Electrophorus electricus isolate fEleEle1 chromosome 2, fEleEle1.pri, whole genome shotgun sequence harbors:
- the sema7a gene encoding semaphorin-7A isoform X3 — MKNVSHTVLYSRGGSKILFVGGSNYVLMVDVNTDHIIENISLAANIDHLCESSSENMVTVIEELQDCLLVCGTNGEQPKCWNVYPSENNHTSKVLESVDGICISPHIYSQNSLTLVADGDLYAAAPLYKDGTSLQFRRKAGNKINMWMYDAWIAEPTFISAFFAKRIEDPINEKIYVLFREKNPDNSPEADPWLSRVARVCKTDQGGPKGLLQNIWTSFLKARLVCAIPRESLYFNRLQDAFVLHSEDWRDSRVYALFSSSWNSTAVCIYSLAELDDIFESSTFKGYSDDIPNPRPGTCVNNSKSLPIHTITVIKNHPEMTDWIHPIQKHSPFYISNYNYTKIVVDRVQAADEKMYHVILLATDTGMIHKVLEDDSKPFIISETRLLNGSAPVQSMKLNSEKRKLFIGYPGQLFVLDLQRCQDYNTSCQDCVLARDPYCAWTKNGCTSQIRGGTQNIATGKTHVCPTNPAPNAVRTKRHVPSLLASSSIIEHTVPHGFPFYLSCPIMSHHATYTWMHKGERISCQQTETDCLHLIPAIGAGDYGTYRCETRERDYSQVVKEYHLGVFWSVNNGFRLTEQKEPLLAVWAALLFILHV; from the exons AACATCAGTCTGGCAGCTAACATTGATCACCTTTGTGAG agTTCTTCTGAAAATATGGTAACAGTAATTGAGGAGCTTCAGGATTGCCTTTTAGTTTGTGGGACAAATGGAGAACAACCAAAGTGCTGGAACGTG TATCCCAGTGAGAACAATCACACTAGTAAGGTCTTGGAAAGTGTTGATGGCATTTGCATCTCTCctcacatatactcacagaACTCCTTGACTCTTGTGGCAG ATGGAGACCTTTATGCTGCAGCTCCTCTTTACAAGGATGGAACTTCATTACAGTTCAGACGGAAAGCTGGCAACAAAATCAACATGTGGATGTATGATGCATGGATTGCAG AACCGACGTTCATCTCTGCCTTCTTTGCCAAGAGAATTGAAGACccaattaatgaaaaaatatatgttCTTTTTCGAGAGAAAAACCCAGACAACAGCCCAGAGGCTGATCCTTGGCTCTCTAGAGTTGCCAGAGTATGCAAG ACTGATCAGGGAGGGCCTAAGGGACTTCTTCAGAACATTTGGACATCCTTTCTTAAGGCTCGGCTTGTGTGTGCGATTCCCAGGGAGTCTTTGTATTTCAATCGTCTGCAGGATGCCTTTGTATTGCACTCTGAAGACTGGAGGGATTCACGTGTCTATGCTTTGTTCTCAAGCAGCTG GAACTCTACAGCTGTTTGCATATACTCCTTAGCTGAGTTAGATGATATTTTTGAGAGTTCCACTTTCAAAGGCTACAGTGATGACATTCCCAATCCAAGGCCAGGAACT TGTGTCAACAACAGTAAATCTCTGCCTATCCACACTATCACTGTCATCAAAAACCACCCAGAGATGACTGACTGGATACACCCTATACAGAAACACTCTCCTTTTTACATTAGTAATTACAATTATACCAAAATAGTAGTTGACAGGGTGCAGGCCGCAGATGAAAAAATGTACCATGTGATACTGCTTGCCACAG aCACTGGCATGATCCATAAGGTTCTGGAGGATGATTCTAAACCTTTCATTATTTCTGAGACACGTCTACTTAATGGCTCAGCCCCTGTGCAGTCTATGAAACTAAATTCTGAAAAG AGAAAGCTGTTCATAGGTTACCCTGGACAGCTGTTTGTCTTAGACCTACAGAGGTGCCAGGACTATAATACTTCGTGTCAGGATTGTGTTCTTGCCCGTGACCCATACTGTGCTTGGACTAAAAATGGATGTACCTCACAAATCAG AGGGGGCACTCAAAACATTGCCACTGGTAAGACACATGTATGTCCTACAAATCCAG CTCCAAATGCAGTGAGAACCAAGCGGCATGTACCATCGTTATTGGCATCTTCCTCAATAATAGAACACACTGTGCCCCATGGCTTTCCCTTCTACCTCTCCTGCCCTATCATGTCCCACCACGCCACCTACACCTGGATGCACAAAGGTGAGAGAATCTCCTGCCAGCAGACTGAGACTGACTGCCTCCATCTCATACCAGCAATTGGAGCAGGTGACTATGGAACATACAGATGTGAAACAAGGGAGCGTGACTACAGTCAAGTGGTTAAAGAATATCACCTGGGTGTCTTCTGGTCTGTAAACAACGGGTTTAGACTGACAGAGCAGAAAGAACCGCTGCTGGCTGTGTGGGCTGCTCTTCTTTTTATACTGCATGTGTAA